A window of Flammeovirga kamogawensis genomic DNA:
ATCTAAAATTAATGAATAGGGCACATAATGCACAGGAAAGTTTAGATTGTGTAAAATTGGCTCAAGATAATGGCTTTGATAACATTACTATTGATTTGATTTATGGTATTCCAGCAGATACTCATGAAATTTGGCATAAAGACTTACAGACGGCTATAGATTTAAAAGTTCCTCATATCTCATCTTATTGTTTGACGGTAGAACCAAAAACGGCTCTAGGGCATTGGACTAAAACAGGTAAGTTTACACCTGCAGATGATGAGTTTGGAGCACTTCAATTTGAATATCTTGTAGAAACTTTAAAAAAGGAAGGTTACGAGCATTATGAAATTTCAAATTTTGCAAAACCAGGTCACTATTCTCAGCATAATAGTGCGTATTGGCAAGGAAAACAATACTTAGGCATCGGTCCTGGAGCACATTCTTTTGATGGCTTACAAACAAGACAATATAATGTATCTAATAATCCAAAATATGCAAAGTCTCTATTAGAGAAAAATATTTTGCCTTGTGAAATAGATAATCTTACTAAAGAAGATGGTATTAATGAATATCTATTAACTACTTTAAGAACGAGCTGGGGATGTAACTTAAACCATTTACGTGATGTTTATGGATTTGATTTGCGTAAAGAAAAAGAAGCGGAATTATCAGAAATGGAACAGAAAGACTGGATAATTTGGCATAAAGATATTTTAATTCTTTCTGAAAAAGGGAAGCTATTTGCAGACCAAATATCAAGTGACTTATTTGTCTAGTCAAGAATAGTTAATTTGGTTGAATAATAGCATACGTTCGTTGAATAGATTTATTTAATTCATATTATTCTATTTCCTTTGTTCTAACTTAATTTATTAATCAATTTATACTCATCAATGAAAAAGGTAATTATCTTTCTCTTATTTTTTGTTACCGGATTAAATACATGGGCTCAACGCCCTTCTGGTAAAGGAGGAAGACCTCCAGGTCAACGACCAAAAATAGGTACAGTAACAGGTAAAGTGATCGATGCAGATGCAAAACAACCTTTAGAATTTGTAACTGTTGCGTTGTACTCAATGCGAGATTCTAGTTTTATAACAGGTGCATCAACAGATGTTCAAGGTAGGTTTAAAATAACAGAAGTTCCAGTAGGTAAAATGTTTGCCAAAGTTACTTTTATTGGTTTTGAAGAAAATAACTCGGCTCCATTTACAATTAAACCTGATAATAAAGAGCAATTCTTAGGTAATCTAATTTTATCTCCATCGGCTAAAAGCCTTGACGAGGTTACTGTAACCGCGGAAAGAGATGCAATGGAAATTGGAATAGATAGAAAAACCTTTAACATTGGTCAGGATCTAACAACAGTTGGAGGGTCTATGACTGATGCATTGAAAAATATTCCATCTATAGATGTTGATTCAGAAGGTACATTAAGTTTAAGAGGAAGTAGTAATGTAACTATTTTTATTGATGGCAAACCTTCTAATTTAACGAGTTCATCTGATGCAGATATTTTAGATCAAATTCCTGCTAGTTCAATAGAAAGAGTGGAAGTGATTACTAATCCATCTGCTAAATATGATCCAGAAGGAACAAGTGGTATTATAAATATCGTTTTGAAGAAAGATAGAAAAGGAGGGGTAAATGGTAATGCATCTGTAACTGTAGGTAACAATAATAAGTATAATGCTTCAATTGGTGTAAATGCAAGAATTAGTAAAGTTAATGTCTTTGCAAATTATTCTGGACGTTATCAGGATAGATATGCAGATAAAACACAAACACAGAATAATTTTAATGATCAAGGTGATTTTACAGATTACAATCAGCAGTTTACTCATAGAGAAGATAATAGACAGTCACATATGTTAAAGACTGGTTTTGATTTTGATATCAATGATTATAATAACATCTACTTTTCTGCCCTTTTTAATACAGGTGAAAGAACAAAAGATGAAAATTTAGATATTCATTATTTATTACCTGATGATACGCAAATTGAACGAATCAATAGAATAAATAAAACGGCAAGCGACGATAAAAATCAAGAATACAATTTTGGATACAGAAAGACATTTGTGAACCCTAAACAAACACTTGATATATCTGGGCAATATTCTGATGGGACAAGAACTACAGATGGTAATTACAATGAATACCAATATGTGAATGGAACAATCGGTTCATCGCCAATTTTAGAACAGAGAAATACAAATCCTACAAATAGTAAAATTTACCTTGGGCAAATTGATTATGTTCAACCCATAGGTGATAATGGAACGTTAGAGACAGGTTGGAAAACTACAGGAAGAGATATTCAATCTGATTTTTATTCTGAAAGTTTAGCAGGAAATGGAAATTGGACACCTGATGATTCCTTGAATAATAATTTCAATTATCAAGAACAAATTCATGCCTTTTATGTAATGTATCGTCATGAATTTGGTAAGTGGGGTATCCAAGGTGGTTTAAGAGCTGAACAGGCTTATACAACATCTCATTTAGAAGATAATGCAGTTACAGAGGAGCAGAAGGTAGATAATAATTATTTTGCTTTATATCCTACGCTTCATATTGCCTATAAATTTCAAGAAGCTAGAGAGTTATCACTTGGTTATAGTAGAAGAGTAAATAGACCACGAGGAAGAATGTTAAATCCTTTTCCAGATTACGCAAACCCTCAATCTTTAAGACAAGGTAACCCTTATTTAAAACCTGAATTTATTGATGCCATAGAAGCAACCTATCAACATGGATGGGATAAAGTAACATTAACGGGATCGTTGTATTATAGATATACACACGATGCAATGCAAAGGGTACAAAGTGCTAGACCGGATGGTGTTATGGTAATGACATGGGATAATGTGGAAAGCAGCCAGAGTTATGGAGCAGAAGCTATAGCATCTTACAATATGACAGATTGGTGGAAATTTTCTGGTAGTGCCAATGTTTATAACCTATTAATATCTGGATCATCTGGAGATTTAGATTTATCGAATCAAGCATGGGCTATGACGGGTAAGGTCACCTCATCAACTAATCTTACAAAAACACTTTCTTTACAAGTTTCTGGTAGATTGAGTTCACAGAGAGCTACAGCACAAGGTTATATTGCTCCAATGGGTGGTGTAGATGTTGCAGTTTCTCAGAAATTATTTAAAGGAAAAGGAACATTACAAGCTAGAGTTACAGATGTATTTAATACTTATAAATTTAATGTGTACAGTGAAGGGATAGGTTTTAATTCTGATATGACTTACGATTGGGAGTCAAGAGTAGGGTATCTTACATTTTCTTATAGATTTGGTAAATCTGGTAATAAGCCAAGAAAAAAAGGAAAAAGTGGAGGTAAACCTTCTGGTGGAGGAATGGATATGATGGAATAATTATTATAAACCTTGATAGATGATTTAAGTTATTTATCAAGGTTTTTTTATGAAGTTATTAATTCTAACTGTTTATCTGTGTAAATTTAAGAATACCTTATTTGGTTCAAATTCAAAATATTGATCAATAATGAAACTTATCAATTCTATCACCTCAATTCTAATACTATTCTTACTTGTTGTTTCTTGTTCAACTCAGGAGCAAAAAGGTAAACAGAATGATAAAAAAATTACTCTTGTAGCTTCTAGTTCAAATCAATGGACTGGTATTGCAGTAAGTAAAAAGAATAGGGTATTTGTAAATTTCCCCAAATGGTCGGATAGTGTGCCAACTTCTGTTGCTGAAATAATTGATGGAGAAGTTGTACCATACCCATCAGAGATGTGGAATAAGGAAGGAGGTGTTACATCTTTCACTGCTGTTCAGAGTGTTGTTTGTGATGGTAGAAGCCGTTTGTATGTATTAGATACGAATAATCCTCAGTTTAGCGGGGTATTAAATGGAGGGCCTGTTTTATATGAATTTGATTTAAGTACAGATCAATTAATTCGATCATACTCTTTTACTCAAGAAGTTTACCATAACAATTCCTATTTTAATGATGTTAGAATTGATATCAATAGAGAAAAAGCATTTATTACAGATTCTGGTGTAGGAGGTATAATTGTTTTGGATTTAGTAACAGGTGATGCAAAACGCTTTCTTGATGGAGACAAGAGCGTTCAACCAGAAAATGATCATTTAATATGTGATGGAGTAAGATGGGAGAATAAAGTGGCATCAGATGGAATTGCCTTATCTCCTAATAATGATTACTTATATTATACGGCATTATCTAGTCATACTTTATACCGAATAAAAACTAGTGTTCTCTTAGAGAATGATGTTCAATCAAAAGGAGTGTCAGAAGAGATTGAGAAAGTAGCTACTATTCCAGCAACTGATGGGATGTTATTTGATCGCAAAGGAAATTTATGGATGGGTGGATTAGAAGGTAATATGATTAATGTTTGGACTGTTGATAATGAAATGGTTCACCTTATTAAAGATGAAAGAGTGAAATGGGCAGATTCTTTTGCAAAGAACATAGATCGTGAAATTTATTTTACAACTTCTCAAATTTATTTACCAGAAAGTAAAAGAGGGAAATATGAAATCTATAAATTATCCATGGATATATTATCGAATAACTAATACTTACTGATTCGAGGGGAATTATTTCTATAGGTAACTACCATTTCTTAAATGAGTAATTACTTTTATTTGTATAGTTATATATTGTATTGCATAATGTTACGAATATAGTCTATAACATTACGTACTATA
This region includes:
- a CDS encoding SMP-30/gluconolactonase/LRE family protein, with amino-acid sequence MKLINSITSILILFLLVVSCSTQEQKGKQNDKKITLVASSSNQWTGIAVSKKNRVFVNFPKWSDSVPTSVAEIIDGEVVPYPSEMWNKEGGVTSFTAVQSVVCDGRSRLYVLDTNNPQFSGVLNGGPVLYEFDLSTDQLIRSYSFTQEVYHNNSYFNDVRIDINREKAFITDSGVGGIIVLDLVTGDAKRFLDGDKSVQPENDHLICDGVRWENKVASDGIALSPNNDYLYYTALSSHTLYRIKTSVLLENDVQSKGVSEEIEKVATIPATDGMLFDRKGNLWMGGLEGNMINVWTVDNEMVHLIKDERVKWADSFAKNIDREIYFTTSQIYLPESKRGKYEIYKLSMDILSNN
- a CDS encoding TonB-dependent receptor domain-containing protein, coding for MKKVIIFLLFFVTGLNTWAQRPSGKGGRPPGQRPKIGTVTGKVIDADAKQPLEFVTVALYSMRDSSFITGASTDVQGRFKITEVPVGKMFAKVTFIGFEENNSAPFTIKPDNKEQFLGNLILSPSAKSLDEVTVTAERDAMEIGIDRKTFNIGQDLTTVGGSMTDALKNIPSIDVDSEGTLSLRGSSNVTIFIDGKPSNLTSSSDADILDQIPASSIERVEVITNPSAKYDPEGTSGIINIVLKKDRKGGVNGNASVTVGNNNKYNASIGVNARISKVNVFANYSGRYQDRYADKTQTQNNFNDQGDFTDYNQQFTHREDNRQSHMLKTGFDFDINDYNNIYFSALFNTGERTKDENLDIHYLLPDDTQIERINRINKTASDDKNQEYNFGYRKTFVNPKQTLDISGQYSDGTRTTDGNYNEYQYVNGTIGSSPILEQRNTNPTNSKIYLGQIDYVQPIGDNGTLETGWKTTGRDIQSDFYSESLAGNGNWTPDDSLNNNFNYQEQIHAFYVMYRHEFGKWGIQGGLRAEQAYTTSHLEDNAVTEEQKVDNNYFALYPTLHIAYKFQEARELSLGYSRRVNRPRGRMLNPFPDYANPQSLRQGNPYLKPEFIDAIEATYQHGWDKVTLTGSLYYRYTHDAMQRVQSARPDGVMVMTWDNVESSQSYGAEAIASYNMTDWWKFSGSANVYNLLISGSSGDLDLSNQAWAMTGKVTSSTNLTKTLSLQVSGRLSSQRATAQGYIAPMGGVDVAVSQKLFKGKGTLQARVTDVFNTYKFNVYSEGIGFNSDMTYDWESRVGYLTFSYRFGKSGNKPRKKGKSGGKPSGGGMDMME
- the hemW gene encoding radical SAM family heme chaperone HemW, which produces MSGIYLHVPFCKQACHYCDFHFSTSLNTKNEVIKAMMLELELQKEYLKTPVETIYFGGGTPSILSYSELELLLNKVYQQNNISSGNVEVTLEANPDDLSKEKLQELKQLGVNRLSIGLQSFHEPHLKLMNRAHNAQESLDCVKLAQDNGFDNITIDLIYGIPADTHEIWHKDLQTAIDLKVPHISSYCLTVEPKTALGHWTKTGKFTPADDEFGALQFEYLVETLKKEGYEHYEISNFAKPGHYSQHNSAYWQGKQYLGIGPGAHSFDGLQTRQYNVSNNPKYAKSLLEKNILPCEIDNLTKEDGINEYLLTTLRTSWGCNLNHLRDVYGFDLRKEKEAELSEMEQKDWIIWHKDILILSEKGKLFADQISSDLFV